A stretch of Natronococcus sp. CG52 DNA encodes these proteins:
- a CDS encoding extracellular solute-binding protein produces MQRHDLSGRGTTINRRRFLGAGSAAVGTLAVAGCLDGLGGGDEDPFDSYEPQEAAAESSAVSWDDLGDLEGELTIYSARTQDQIDPLFEKLEDEYDDFTIKRDYDDEGDQLASILEEGENSPADVFYTQSSGELARLKDEGLARELPEDVIDAVDDNYRDSDGQWTGASGRVRAVQYNTDHFDGDDLPDDIFAYAEDERFRDVISTRPNSGTFHSFIVAMMEEEGEDATREWVRAMVEDQNATLYSSGSDQAEAVASGEQEIALGNQYYAGRIVDDDPDAPLDVTFTSNDPGCLFNVSGVAILEGADKPNLAAEFTRHIIAEQGQDFFVDVNGEYPVVDGVEYVGELPTLDEIDPLEFDLNKLGDVEPAIDLLREEGMTV; encoded by the coding sequence ATGCAACGACACGATCTCAGCGGGCGGGGAACGACGATCAACCGCCGGCGATTCCTCGGCGCGGGTTCGGCTGCGGTCGGCACGCTCGCCGTCGCCGGCTGTCTCGACGGTCTCGGCGGTGGAGACGAGGACCCGTTCGATAGTTACGAGCCCCAGGAAGCGGCCGCGGAATCGAGCGCCGTTTCCTGGGACGACCTCGGCGACCTCGAGGGCGAACTGACGATCTACTCCGCTCGGACCCAGGATCAGATCGATCCCCTGTTCGAGAAACTCGAGGACGAGTACGACGATTTCACGATCAAGCGTGACTACGACGACGAGGGCGATCAGCTGGCGAGTATCCTGGAGGAGGGCGAAAACAGCCCGGCGGACGTCTTCTACACGCAATCCTCGGGCGAACTCGCGCGACTCAAGGACGAAGGGCTCGCGCGCGAGCTGCCGGAAGACGTTATCGACGCGGTGGACGACAACTACCGAGACTCGGACGGACAGTGGACCGGTGCGTCCGGCCGGGTTCGTGCCGTGCAGTACAACACCGACCACTTCGACGGCGACGATCTTCCGGACGACATCTTCGCGTACGCCGAAGACGAGCGATTCCGGGACGTTATCTCGACGCGCCCGAATTCGGGGACCTTCCACTCGTTCATCGTCGCGATGATGGAGGAAGAGGGCGAAGACGCGACCCGCGAATGGGTCCGCGCGATGGTCGAGGATCAGAACGCGACGCTGTACAGTAGCGGCTCGGACCAGGCCGAGGCCGTTGCGAGCGGCGAACAGGAGATCGCGCTCGGCAACCAGTACTACGCCGGCCGCATCGTCGACGACGATCCGGACGCTCCCCTCGACGTGACGTTCACCAGTAACGATCCCGGCTGCCTGTTCAACGTCTCCGGCGTCGCCATTCTCGAGGGAGCGGACAAGCCGAACCTCGCGGCGGAGTTTACCCGCCACATCATCGCCGAACAGGGACAGGACTTCTTCGTCGACGTCAACGGAGAGTATCCCGTCGTCGACGGCGTCGAGTACGTCGGCGAACTCCCGACCCTCGACGAGATCGATCCGCTCGAGTTCGACCTGAACAAACTCGGCGACGTCGAGCCCGCCATCGACCTGCTCCGCGAAGAAGGAATGACGGTCTAA
- a CDS encoding class I SAM-dependent methyltransferase, giving the protein MSVREEFDDWATSGKDRGMEERHWHTAKHALARMPVEPGDTVLDLGCGSGYAGRALRDTKGAGRVYGLDGSPEMAHNAAGYTDDGQVGYVVGDFGSLPFADDSIDHIWSMEAFYYAADPHETLEEVARVLRPGGTFYCAVNYYEENVHSREWQEFISIEMTRWDRDQYREAFRDAGLLVAEQDNVPDREITIPGEAEFPLEDWDTREAMVERYREYGTLLTVGVAP; this is encoded by the coding sequence ATGAGCGTTCGCGAGGAGTTCGACGACTGGGCCACGAGCGGAAAGGACAGGGGGATGGAGGAGCGCCACTGGCACACCGCCAAGCACGCGCTCGCGCGGATGCCCGTCGAACCGGGCGATACCGTCCTCGATCTGGGCTGTGGCAGCGGCTACGCCGGTCGGGCGCTGCGAGACACCAAGGGTGCGGGCCGAGTCTACGGACTCGACGGCTCGCCGGAGATGGCCCACAACGCCGCGGGTTACACGGACGACGGCCAGGTCGGCTACGTCGTCGGCGACTTCGGTTCGCTCCCGTTCGCCGACGACTCGATCGATCACATCTGGTCCATGGAGGCGTTCTACTACGCCGCCGATCCCCACGAGACGCTCGAGGAGGTCGCCCGCGTGCTTCGTCCCGGCGGAACGTTCTACTGCGCGGTCAACTACTACGAGGAAAACGTCCACTCCCGCGAGTGGCAGGAGTTCATCTCGATCGAGATGACCCGCTGGGACCGCGACCAGTACCGCGAGGCGTTCCGCGACGCGGGACTCCTCGTCGCCGAACAGGACAACGTTCCGGACCGCGAGATCACGATCCCCGGCGAGGCCGAGTTCCCGCTCGAGGACTGGGACACCCGCGAGGCGATGGTCGAGCGCTACCGCGAGTACGGCACCCTCCTGACGGTCGGCGTAGCCCCTTGA
- a CDS encoding DUF1684 domain-containing protein, which translates to MSDSIDVDEWRDELESKRAEKDEFFAEHPQSPIPPEDRDGFDGLEYFSPDSDYRVAATATVHDDPEVVLMDTTADREMRYLRTVTLEFELERDDEDLEDGTFELAGYQLESPDEEPIFIPFRDKTTGQQSYRGGRYMELAPDRDLETGDELVVDFNLAYTPFCAYSETFDCPLPPEENWLEIAIPAGEGFESN; encoded by the coding sequence ATGAGCGATTCTATCGACGTCGACGAGTGGCGCGACGAACTCGAGTCAAAGCGCGCCGAGAAGGACGAGTTCTTCGCCGAGCATCCCCAGTCGCCGATTCCGCCCGAGGATCGCGACGGCTTCGACGGGCTCGAGTACTTCAGCCCGGACTCGGACTACCGCGTCGCCGCGACCGCTACGGTCCACGACGATCCGGAGGTCGTGTTGATGGATACGACCGCGGATCGAGAGATGCGGTATCTTCGGACCGTCACGCTCGAGTTCGAACTCGAACGCGACGACGAGGACCTCGAGGACGGGACGTTCGAACTGGCCGGCTATCAACTCGAGAGCCCCGACGAGGAGCCGATCTTCATCCCGTTCCGGGACAAGACGACCGGTCAGCAGAGCTACCGGGGCGGGCGATACATGGAACTCGCGCCGGATCGGGACCTCGAGACCGGCGACGAACTCGTCGTCGACTTCAACCTCGCGTACACGCCGTTTTGCGCCTACAGTGAGACCTTCGACTGTCCGCTGCCCCCCGAGGAGAACTGGCTCGAGATCGCGATTCCGGCGGGCGAGGGGTTCGAATCGAACTGA
- a CDS encoding metal-dependent hydrolase: protein MWPWEHAIVGYLAYSLFCHTYYRDSPGGLEAFAVVFASVLPDLIDKPLTWEYEIFEVGYALGHSIFFAIPLSVAVGALARSYDRPRTGVAFAVGYLLHLPADIVDGYVRNDHLIFWIVLWPVERGDAHLHAHEHGPGFIDQFFVFFTHYRHELFSSDPSTYILLQFAMAAFAALIWLYDGAPVLRECLLGGKRLVEATIERATESRNR from the coding sequence ATGTGGCCGTGGGAACACGCAATCGTGGGGTATCTCGCCTACTCGCTGTTCTGTCACACCTACTACCGGGACTCTCCCGGCGGCCTCGAGGCGTTCGCGGTCGTCTTCGCGTCGGTGCTTCCCGACCTGATCGACAAACCGTTGACGTGGGAGTACGAGATTTTCGAGGTCGGATACGCGCTCGGCCACTCGATCTTCTTCGCGATTCCGCTGTCGGTCGCCGTCGGTGCACTCGCCAGGTCCTACGACCGACCCCGAACTGGCGTTGCGTTCGCCGTCGGCTACCTCCTGCACCTGCCCGCTGACATCGTCGACGGCTACGTCCGGAACGACCACCTCATCTTCTGGATCGTCCTGTGGCCGGTCGAGAGGGGCGACGCTCACCTCCACGCCCACGAACACGGTCCCGGCTTCATCGACCAGTTCTTCGTGTTTTTCACGCATTACCGACACGAACTGTTCTCGAGCGATCCCTCGACGTACATCCTGCTCCAGTTCGCCATGGCCGCCTTCGCCGCGCTGATCTGGCTCTACGACGGCGCACCCGTCCTCCGCGAGTGTCTGCTCGGCGGAAAGCGACTCGTCGAAGCGACGATCGAACGAGCAACCGAGTCCCGGAACCGGTAA